A window from Gemmatimonadota bacterium encodes these proteins:
- a CDS encoding ATP-binding protein, which translates to MVPRPAILTSITTALSRSPIALLLGPRQCGKTTLARQLVPYDDLNYFDLEDPASLARLDEPMTALGPLEGLVVIDEIQRRQELFPILRVLVDRTPSPARFLILGSASSDLMRHASESLAGRVERIMMRGFSLSEVEIVHQRKHWLRGGFPRSYLAATEVDSAVWRREFMQTVVERDVPQLGLRLPAATLFRFWTMLAHYHGQIWNAAESARSLGVAETTTRRYLDVLEGLLMVRRLNPWFANLKKRQVRSPRIFVRDSGLLHALLGIRSERDLLSHPKSGASWEGYVVEEVLSAFEPEEACFWATHNGAELDLYLVRDGRRIGVECKRQDAPRVTRSMRVALEDLALDHLYVVYPGCKTYAIGKDITVTSLSHIKTPGLSAPATEDSSGS; encoded by the coding sequence ATGGTTCCCCGACCCGCCATCTTGACGTCTATCACGACAGCCCTCTCGCGTAGTCCCATCGCCCTGCTTCTGGGACCTCGGCAGTGCGGAAAAACGACCTTGGCCCGGCAACTGGTGCCATATGACGACCTGAACTACTTCGACCTCGAAGACCCGGCCAGTCTGGCGAGGCTGGATGAGCCTATGACGGCGCTCGGTCCGCTCGAGGGCCTCGTGGTCATCGACGAGATACAGCGTCGGCAGGAGTTGTTCCCAATTCTGCGCGTACTGGTCGACCGTACGCCATCGCCAGCGCGGTTCCTGATCCTGGGCAGCGCTTCTTCGGACTTGATGCGTCACGCGTCGGAATCGCTGGCCGGGCGCGTGGAACGCATCATGATGCGGGGATTCAGCTTATCCGAGGTAGAAATCGTCCACCAGCGGAAGCACTGGCTGCGCGGGGGATTTCCGAGGTCGTACCTCGCCGCGACCGAGGTGGATAGCGCCGTTTGGCGCAGGGAATTCATGCAAACGGTGGTCGAAAGGGACGTGCCGCAACTCGGCCTGCGTCTGCCGGCCGCCACGCTGTTCAGGTTCTGGACCATGCTGGCCCATTATCACGGCCAGATATGGAACGCGGCCGAATCGGCCAGGTCACTTGGTGTCGCCGAAACCACGACCCGCCGCTATCTCGACGTGCTTGAAGGACTGCTCATGGTCAGGCGGCTGAATCCATGGTTCGCCAACCTGAAGAAGAGGCAGGTCAGGTCGCCGAGGATATTCGTCCGGGACAGCGGTCTGCTTCATGCGCTTTTGGGCATTCGGTCGGAAAGGGACCTGCTGTCCCATCCAAAGTCGGGGGCATCGTGGGAAGGGTACGTCGTCGAGGAGGTTCTGTCTGCCTTTGAGCCCGAAGAGGCCTGTTTCTGGGCGACCCATAACGGCGCCGAACTGGACCTTTACCTGGTCAGGGACGGCCGAAGGATCGGCGTGGAGTGCAAACGTCAGGACGCGCCGCGCGTGACGCGTTCCATGCGTGTTGCGCTGGAGGATCTGGCCCTGGATCATCTGTACGTCGTCTATCCCGGTTGTAAGACCTATGCAATCGGCAAGGACATTACCGTAACGTCCCTTTCACACATTAAAACCCCCGGGCTCTCCGCACCTGCAACCGAGGATTCTTCGGGTTCATAA